The DNA sequence TGGAAAGCGCTCATATATGGCACAACATTTGCATAAGCATATGCATATCCGACGGGCCATGTTGATTTTCTTAGTCAACATTTGATGGAAAAAATTGCCATGTTGGttctatatataatttataagtggAAAAGACACATTTGACGTTATTATCCACTCGAGAGCTAATTGAAGTTGATGAGTTGATGGGAATCTTGCTCAACTAGTATTAAAGTTGGCATTGTTCATTGAGACTTTAATTAATTGGCATGAAATTCATGATTCATTAGTTGAATACTTGGATATGATTCATATCAAAGGTGGCATATTTGGTAGTATTCTCAGTTTCCCTCGTCATATCGTACCCTTATTCATTCATATTCGGCTCGTTAATCAACCATAAGTTAATATACCAGTAAAGTATCGCAATCAAATAAGcaaaaaaatcagaataatCAGATATAAATTCAAGTTTTCGAGAGAGTAggtgagaaaaatgaaaaaataaataacgaAGAGAAGgatgaaaatgaattaattactgGTGAGTagaaagggaagagagagagagagagaggcgtatataatatatatggtGGTGTTATGGTGAGTAGCCATTTGGCCCATTTCCCTCGTATTTTAGGCACACGTCGCTCTCCATCATCTCCATTTCTCAGCTCTCAGCTCTCAGCTCTCGACTCTCGACGCACCCATCCAACAATTCgactcctctcctctcctctcatGATCATCATCTCATCTTCAATTCAGGTGATTCTAATTAATTTcactatataattatatatctcTCCCACACCACATCCTTTTCAATTTTAATCGACTGCTCTGCATTTTAAACCAACCAACCAACCAACTCAATATATCTCATAATTAATTTTGCATTCAACATATATAATCGATCGCAGCACATAATGAATATTTCTCTTGTCTTAATTTGTTCCTATTTCGtttcaagacaaaaaatttAATGGAAATGTTTAAATTTGTTCGAGTTTCAGCCTTCTCTGGCATTGAGTGTATATATCTAACATAAGTGAAACCACTGTGGTCTTCTGGTGAACAAGATCGGCGCAAATCTCAAACTTTTTGCTTATTTATCTCAAAggtattttcttcaattttctcgATAACCAAACACGGCTAGTATTTCATTGGGCTGACTATACTAAAATATCTAATGATCGAGCTGCCGAAGCTGGTTTATACAGAAATATTCCGGTTTTATTAATCCTTTATATTTGTAAATTATATTAAGGATATGAAATAGGATTTTTATTttacaaaataaatataaaaggtAGTTataaaataaatgttttgagtGGGACTGTGGAATGTGGAAAATGAACAATGAATTCGGCTTTCTTGGTGCACGTCACACGTGGGGTACAGAGGTCTTGGTGAAATAATCTAATCACAGTTGCATGGCCAAGTTTAgatttcttccttcaatttggAATAATAAATTATATTTACAGACTTCGATATATTCCCaggagtttttattttttagtaatTATTGCTCTGATTATCGTCGAATTGTATTAATATACTTGGTTGTTATACGTTCTACATCAGTATGAATACAATCCATCACTTCATATACGTGTTCTGTAATCTGAACACAACCAGTACGACCCTGATTCAAGTTAAGAGCTTTTAAATGCATAGGTTTATGTGAACATGTAAATTTACTTTTACCTTGTTGGTGATAATTTTTTGCAAGAAATCTGATTTTGGGGGCTTTATGGATTTCCTGTGCCGTCAGTTTGAGATGGGTGCAGGAGAAGTTTAACCTCAAAGTTGGGTTTCCTCTAATTCCCAGTTAACTTTTTGATTGGCCTACAAGTCAAAAAGGCTACAGATATtgattcttttccaatttcatgtACTGAAGTCAAGTCAAGTGATGAAATCTCTTTGTTTCTTCCATTGAAAGTTGTTGGCATTCCTTCTCGAGTGGATTTTGCTGTTATAAGCCAACGATAAGATGCCACTGGGGACATCCTTATAAAAGATCCATTTGTCAGAATATCTACTAATTCAAATGCTCTGCTTCATCATAATACAACTAGTGCATTTATAATCTCATTTCTATTattaaaggtttttttttttttttaaatcatgtTGTTTTTTGTGCAGATTTTCTGTTCATACTTTTTGTAGTTAGTTTAGATAAACCATAGTAGATGATGGCTTCACCAGCTCTTGACTCACCCTGGCCAACCTCGACTGGCGATTCATTTTGTGGATCTTTCAATATACATATGGAGGAACAGAATCCGGCCGATATTTTACCTGTGCTGGAAGACCCGACCTGTTCTGTATCCTATAACCATAGTATCCCAAAACCACCTCCAGTTCCTGGTAACACCCATGCAGGAAACAAATCTATCAAAAGCCTTTCAGAGAGTTGCTATGTTCCAAAGGAAACAATAGATACATGGGATAAACTTTTCAAAGAAGGATGTGGCGCTGATGTGTATATTATCACCGAGGGCAGATCATACATTCCAGCTCATCTGAGTGTTCTGGTGAGTAAACTGAATAGAATCCATAAGTTCATTACTTGCAAATCCTAATGTCATTGGTTTGGTTATAGATTTGTGGGACATGGATAATGAGGCTAAAAgatattaatttctttttggtGGGGTGTCTTATGATATGTGCAGACTCTTGCGTCACCAGTGCTAGGCAATTTCCTACGGCAATCAAAAGTGCAAAACAGTATGAGATACGTTAAGATTCCTGGGGTACCTTACAAAGCTGTCTACACATTCATTCGCTTTCTTTACTCATCGTGGTAAATTTTAGTTACGTTGTTTGATCAGTTCGTCCTTTAGTTCTTAATTTTGCTAAATTTATTACAACATATTTCCCATTCTATGCAGCTATGAAAAAGAAGAGATGAAGAAATATGTACTTCATTTGTTGGTTTTGTCACACTCCTACTCAGTTCCATCACTGAAGAGAGTTTGTATATACCTTCTTGAGCAGGGATGGCTTACCAAAGAAAATGTGGTCGATGTGCTTCAATTGGCAAGGAACTGTGATGCACCACGGCTCTCTTTAATCTGTGTACGTATGGTTGTGAAGGATTTTAAGGCCATATCTTCAACTGAAGGCTGGAAAGTGATGAAACAAGTTAATCCTGCACTTGAACAAGAGCTGCTAGAGTTTGTTGTTGAAGCAGATTCTGTAAGCTGGTTTCTCCTCTCCTTTTCAAATATTCTAGTTTATAACTGTAATTGTAGGGGGGGACTGGGGAGAATAGAAATCCTCCAATCCTTTTGTCCAGTTTTAGTATGATTATACATCCTCATTCTTGTGTCTGGGAGGGTGGGCTGTTATAGGATACACTAACGATTCAAGACTGGAAAGCTTTAGTGGGTTGCATACCTGCATTATCTATCTATTGAATTTGAGAACTAAACTGTAGAAGTTTCAGTGAAATGCTTGCACTGAATATCTGTTGAATCATTTTATGTAGGAGTAATTCTTTCTTCAGTTTTTCCCTTTTCCTCCTGCATTATCAACATAGTCGTAGTTCTGTAATTCAATTGAGTGCACATGCAATATCAATTAATCAGTACTTATTAGTTCAATCCTTTAACTTTGGGTTCTTAGATTAAACTTTCTGTGCCAGGGGAAAGAAGAGAGGttgaagaaaaaggaagagaaaaaagtGTACTTGCAACTGTATGAGGCGATGGAGGCCCTCCTTCACATATGCAAGGATGGATGTAGGACAATAGGGCCGCGTGACAAAGTGTTTAAAGGAGGCCAGGTTGCTTGTGGTTTTCCTGCTTGCAAGGGGCTTGAAACATTAGTTCGTCATTTCTCCAGCTGTAAAACCCGGGTACCTGGTGGCTGTGTTCACTGCAAACGCATGTGGCAGCTTCTTGAACTGCACTCTCGTATTTGCAATCAGCCTGATTCATGCAAGGTTCCTTTGTGTAGGTAAGAATGATAATTTGATCAGGTCATATTAAGTAGTTGAATTTGGTAACAAATGTGATTGGATGTGGATGATACACCACATGAGTTGAACCCAATCCTTCTGGGACTTCACTGTTCTGCTGGTAGCTCAGGTGCGATATGCTGCTATATGAAATAGTTTTGTGCTGAAATACTTGTATGGTGCCATCATCCACACCAAGTTATGACCTGTGACAAATACTGTCAATGCCAGAATTGCATCTTTCTGCCATTTCTGTTGATGAGTGTAAATTTGTTTGATGGTTAGAAGCTTGGAATAATAACTTGCAATTGTGGTTTCAGGCATTTCAAGGAGAAAATGCAGCAGCAGACCAAGAAAGATGAGGCTAAATGGAAGCTGTTGGTGAGTAAAGTGATAGCATCAAAGGATGCTCTATGGCCAATCTCTGGTCGGCGGTCAAGCTTATTATGAGCTTCTGTATAACAAAGCAAAATGTACAATGAATCTTACTTTGGTAAAATAAATGTAATAAGAATCCAAGGCTATTGAGTTTGGCTCTTTCATCATAAAACTCTAATTCAATTCCTGTTGGAGTATACGCCACGGAAGATTTCAGTTCTTGCAAGCCCTGGGATTTCAATTGGATTGtgataattttaattttgtgataGATAGCCAGAGCAACAATCGATCCGCGCAAAATACTAGCACACACAGGAATCCATCTAACATCTAACATCATTCATGGGATTTTACTCCGACAATTGAGATTAGCAGGGCACATACTCTACCGCTCCCTGTTCTGTGTAAAGTCGTATGTCCAAGATTTCCACAAAACCAAATGGTGCCTATAACTTAAaaaagcttcttcttttttttctttttttttccctgaagAAGATCCATAGATACATGGTCAGCATCATCCTGTGAGAATACGAATTGAATGTAACACAATTAAGCATCAGTCATCAAATATTTTCTTTCATCGATTCCACAACACATAATGAAGAATTGAACAAGGTATCGAGTAGAGAAGTTCTAGGTACATAATCATTTGAATCCCACCTAAGCTTACATACTAACATAATTGCAAAAAGCATGATAATAGAGAACTGCTATTGTCACATCTTCCTGGCTTCATAAAATCACAATACTATGCCCCATCTGCTATTGTCATCTTTGTTGTGCTGATGTAGAGAACTGCATGAATGCAAAAAATGAGTTTCAGTCATCTCTCACCAAGATAACAACACTAGAAGCAAATAACAAGACAATTCTTGCACCCTTACCATTATTTCCACGAATAAAAGCATCACCATACTTATTTTTCAGCTGTCCATTGACATATTCCTCTGTTTGCTCCATGGCTATATTCATATACCCATCAAGACAAGCCAGAATACCTGCACAAGAAGCTTAAGACATCAAAATGGGCAATCCATGCTTGTGGCATCAGAGCTGCGCAAAAGTTTCTGAGTACTGCCATTATTTTGTCATTTCTATTTCTTATAGGAGAAACACAACCTACTGCATATTTGCATGGAAACGTTTAGAAGGAAGTTgtatctgtatcaaatactaaAAATTGTTGAATAGTAAACATAGACAGTCAAATATTGATTAGAGATACA is a window from the Rosa chinensis cultivar Old Blush chromosome 2, RchiOBHm-V2, whole genome shotgun sequence genome containing:
- the LOC112188066 gene encoding sm-like protein LSM36B encodes the protein MSGAGAERGSGTTKTPADFLKSIRGRPVVVKLNSGVDYRGILACLDGYMNIAMEQTEEYVNGQLKNKYGDAFIRGNNVLYISTTKMTIADGA
- the LOC112188065 gene encoding BTB/POZ and TAZ domain-containing protein 3, which gives rise to MMASPALDSPWPTSTGDSFCGSFNIHMEEQNPADILPVLEDPTCSVSYNHSIPKPPPVPGNTHAGNKSIKSLSESCYVPKETIDTWDKLFKEGCGADVYIITEGRSYIPAHLSVLTLASPVLGNFLRQSKVQNSMRYVKIPGVPYKAVYTFIRFLYSSCYEKEEMKKYVLHLLVLSHSYSVPSLKRVCIYLLEQGWLTKENVVDVLQLARNCDAPRLSLICVRMVVKDFKAISSTEGWKVMKQVNPALEQELLEFVVEADSGKEERLKKKEEKKVYLQLYEAMEALLHICKDGCRTIGPRDKVFKGGQVACGFPACKGLETLVRHFSSCKTRVPGGCVHCKRMWQLLELHSRICNQPDSCKVPLCRHFKEKMQQQTKKDEAKWKLLVSKVIASKDALWPISGRRSSLL